A genome region from Leptodactylus fuscus isolate aLepFus1 chromosome 6, aLepFus1.hap2, whole genome shotgun sequence includes the following:
- the NR1D1 gene encoding nuclear receptor subfamily 1 group D member 1 — MTTLECSNNTGGVISYVGSSGSSPSRTSPVSLYSECSTGSPLNGAPHYPSYLPPSPSHSYSASSSGSGGETSPRSSYGLASSPGGLHVALDDGSRVSPSKTSSNITKLNGMVLLCKVCGDVASGFHYGVHACEGCKGFFRRSIQQNIQYKKCLKNETCSIVRINRNRCQQCRFRKCLAVGMSRDAVRFGRIPKREKQRMLAEMHSAMSHIAGGHFGRRSPVPLQPQQLRAASPPHMGPTSCPSPPSISEAYPQYPQQLTPPRSPSPDRVDDVIGQVTQAHRQIFVYANEKMSGKATSWENPHENQLSSCWSQDSGEPRGNRSVHLACPMSALPRGGPPRSVQEVWEDFSLSFTPAVREVVEFARHIPGFQDLTQQDQVTLLKAGTFEVLMVRFASLFDVRERSLRFLSGATYSLPELQAMGMGELLSSMFDFSEKLASLNLSQEELGIFTALVIVSADRSGMENASLVEQLQETLIRALRSLILKNSPNDISRFTKLLLRLPDLRTLNSMHSEKLLSFRVDTH, encoded by the exons ATGACCACTCTGGAATGCAGCAACAATACAG GTGGAGTTATAAGTTATGTAGGCTCCAGCGGCTCCTCCCCAAGTCGGACCAGTCCGGTATCTCTATATAGCGAATGCTCAACTGGAAGTCCACTGAATGGAGCCCCTCACTATCCATCCTACCTGCCACCATCACCCTCCCACTCTTACAGTGCCAGCTCTTCTGGCTCAGGTGGGGAGACCTCTCCTCGCTCATCATATGGCCTTGCTTCATCTCCTGGAGGACTCCATGTGGCGCTTGACGATGGCAGCAGGGTATCGCCAAGTAAAACTTCCAGCAATATAACAA AGCTAAATGGAATGGTCTTACTATGTAAAGTGTGTGGGGATGTCGCCTCTGGATTCCATTATGGAGTACACGCCTGTGAGGGTTGCAAG GGTTTTTTCCGGCGCAGCATCCAGCAGAATATTCAGTACAAGAAATGTTTAAAGAATGAGACCTGCTCCATTGTGCGAATCAACAGAAATCGATGCCAGCAGTGCCGCTTCCGGAAGTGTCTCGCAGTGGGCATGTCTAGAGATG CTGTAAGGTTTGGTCGTATCCCCAAAAGAGAGAAGCAGCGGATGTTGGCAGAGATGCACAGTGCAATGAGTCACATTgctgggggccactttgggagaAGGAGTCCTGTTCCACTTCAGCCACAACAACTGCGTGCAGCTTCTCCACCCCACATGGGCCCAACTTCCTGTCCTTCACCTCCTTCTATCTCAGAAGCCTATCCTCAGTATCCACAACAGCTGACTCCTCCACGCTCTCCCAGCCCCGACCGTGTCGATGATGTTATTGGTCAGGTGACCCAGGCTCATCGACAGATATTTGTCTATGCTAATGAAAAAATGAGTGGAAAGGCGACATCCTGGGAGAACCCTCACGAGAACCAACTGTCTTCTTGCTGGTCGCAGGATAGTGGAGAACCCAGAGGAAACCGCAGTGTTCACCTG gCGTGTCCTATGAGTGCCCTACCCCGTGGAGGTCCACCTCGCTCTGTGCAGGAGGTTTGGGAGGATTTCTCTCTTAGTTTTACCCCAGCTGTGCGGGAGGTGGTGGAATTTGCACGCCATATTCCTGGCTTTCAGGACTTAACTCAGCAAGATCAAGTCACCCTGCTAAAGGCAGGTACATTTGAG GTTCTCATGGTACGATTTGCCTCCTTGTTTGATGTGCGGGAACGCTCTTTGCGGTTTCTCAGTGGAGCTACATATTCTTTGCCAGAGCTTCAAGCCATGGGGATGGGTGAACTTCTTAGTTCAATGTTTGACTTCAGTGAAAAGTTGGCTTCTCTTAACCTGAGCCAGGAGGAACTGGGGATCTTCACTGCACTTGTCATTGTTTCTGCAG ATCGATCTGGGATGGAGAACGCTTCATTGGTTGAGCAGCTGCAGGAGACTCTGATACGCGCTCTTCGCTCCCTTATCCTTAAAAACAGTCCAAACGACATTTCCCGTTTCACAAAACTACTGCTGCGGCTGCCAGACTTGCGG